The Streptococcus oralis Uo5 genome includes a window with the following:
- a CDS encoding SMI1/KNR4 family protein produces the protein MNENLNFDLLKHDVEKEIISPMPTDALLYEREVVWRVKLPDDYKEFIKKENGLIPSKRYFHFGNNEKVIEHFLAILAISGEKAEEAYDIGVVSTQLEGRIVFDEDYVGMQLIPIAALFGGDFVCLNYIEDPENPSICIWYHEESYDLEPAIEFVANNFTEFLAMLY, from the coding sequence ATGAATGAGAATTTAAATTTTGATTTGTTAAAACATGATGTAGAAAAAGAAATCATCTCCCCTATGCCAACTGATGCCTTATTGTATGAAAGAGAAGTAGTGTGGAGGGTTAAACTGCCTGATGATTATAAGGAATTTATAAAGAAAGAGAATGGATTGATTCCGTCAAAACGGTATTTTCATTTTGGGAATAATGAGAAAGTAATCGAGCACTTTTTAGCCATACTAGCTATTTCAGGTGAGAAGGCAGAAGAGGCTTATGATATCGGAGTTGTGAGTACACAATTGGAAGGTCGCATTGTCTTTGATGAAGATTATGTCGGAATGCAACTAATCCCAATAGCAGCATTGTTTGGGGGTGATTTTGTTTGTCTAAATTATATAGAGGATCCCGAAAATCCAAGCATATGTATCTGGTATCACGAAGAATCCTACGACCTGGAGCCTGCTATAGAGTTTGTAGCTAATAATTTTACAGAGTTTTTAGCGATGCTATATTGA